A portion of the Juglans microcarpa x Juglans regia isolate MS1-56 chromosome 1D, Jm3101_v1.0, whole genome shotgun sequence genome contains these proteins:
- the LOC121235142 gene encoding probable voltage-gated potassium channel subunit beta — protein sequence MEYKNLGRSGLKVSQLSYGAWVSFGNQLDVKEAKSLLQCCHDHGVNFFDNAEAYASGLAEEIMGQAIRELGWKRSDIVVSTKIFWGGSGPNEKGLSRKHVVEGTKASLKRLEMDYVDVIYCHRPDTTTPIEETVRAMNYMIDNGWAFYWGTSEWSAEQITEAWRIAERLDLVGPIVEQPEYNLLSRTKVESEYLPLYTNYGLGLTTWSPLASGVLTGKYNEKVIPPDSRFALENFKYLSNQSLDEELLRKVEGLKPIAEELGVPLSQLAIAWCAANPNVSSVITGATKKSQIEENMKAIDVIPLLTPAVMERIETVVQSKPN from the exons ATGGAGTACAAGAACTTGGGACGGTCGGGGCTAAAGGTTAGCCAGCTCTCATACGGAGCGTGGGTGAGCTTCGGCAATCAGCTCGACGTCAAGGAGGCGAAGTCGCTGCTCCAGTGTTGCCACGACCACGGCGTCAACTTCTTCGACAACGCCGAGGCCTATGCCAGTGGCCTAGCCGAGGAGATCATGGGCCAGGCCATTCGGGAGCTCGGGTGGAAGCGATCCGACATCGTCGTCTCCACCAAGATCTTCTGGGGCGGGTCGGGACCCAACGAGAAGGGTCTCTCTAGGAAGCACGTCGTCGAGGGGACCAAGGCTTCCCTCAAGCGCCTTGAAATGGACTACGTCGATGTCATTTACTGCCATCGTCCGGACACAACCACGCCGATTGAGGAGACAGTGAGGGCAATGAACTACATGATCGATAATGGCTGGGCCTTCTACTGGGGGACAAGCGAGTGGTCCGCCGAACAGATCACCGAGGCTTGGAGGATCGCCGAGAGGTTGGATTTGGTGGGGCCGATAGTCGAGCAGCCTGAGTATAATTTGTTGTCCCGAACAAAG GTTGAGTCGGAGTACCTTCCTCTGTACACCAACTATGGCCTTGGCCTTACCACATGGAGCCCACTTGCTTCTGGGGTGCTCACCGGAAAATACAACGAGAAAGTTATACCGCCCGATAGCCGGTTTGCATTGGAAAATTTCAAA TATCTATCTAATCAGTCATTAGATGAAGAGTTGCTGAGAAAAGTAGAAGGTCTAAAGCCAATTGCAGAAGAACTTGGAGTGCCATTGTCTCAACTCGCAATTGCATGGTGTGCTGCGAATCCTAATGTCTCTTCTGTTATTACTGGAGCAACAAAGAAATCCCAA ATTGAAGAGAACATGAAAGCTATTGACGTCATCCCACTGTTGACTCCAGCCGTGATGGAAAGGATTGAGACAGTTGTTCAAAGCAAGCCAAATTAA